Part of the Brevibacillus brevis genome is shown below.
GGGCTGCCGGAAAGATACCGGTACACTTCCGCTACGTACGCGTTTCTCCTCGCCCCTTTTCCTTTTAGCAGCACATCCATCAGAAACAGGACCAGCTCCGTGGAAATCGGCTCTTTGGGGATCGCGCTGTACGCTGCGAGCATTTGCTTGATGGACTCGCTCTCCGGCAGCTTTTTGGCCGCCAGCGCCGCCGCTTCCTCGCGAAACAGGACGGTTCGCAGCTGCAGCAGCCTTTCCTTGTTCACAAGGCCGCTCTCGCTCAGATAGCGATGGAGCACCTGCCAAATGCCGGCCCGATTTTGCTCGTGCTTGGCCATCTGCCCTTTCTCGATTTCATACAGAGCGCACAGCTCATAGTAGGTGACCAGCCGCAGGCGCATATCCGGATCGGCCCCCGCCAGCACCTCCTCGCAGAAAGCATGGAACGAGTCGAGCACTCGCTGCTGGCCTAGGTACTCCCAGGCAAAGTCGAGATACGAGTGGACCCCCTCCTGCCAATCGACCTGCGCGATGCGCCCATAGGCCAGATCGAACAGGAAGTCCTTCTCACTGATGCCGCTGCCGGGGCGGATGCTGCCCTTTTCCACGAACATGACGTGAATGTGCTTTTTGCTCTGCGGCTCGCTCGAGTAACTGACAAAGCCGAGATGCCTGCGCATCTCATACGGAAGACAGCCGGACAGCACTTCCAGCAAACGGCGCGCTGCGGCGGAGGCTTCCCTCACATCTCCATTCAGACTGACGTAGACCTTTCGCTTCGAACCGAGCGACACCATCAGTGCGTACAGCAGCTGCTTGAATGTCCGCTCGTCCACTCCGATTCCGCTCAGCCACTGTTTCGGATCCTTCGGCATGCCGGATTGATAGGGAAGTTCCAGCACCGGCGGCAAATCTTTGCCTGCCGCCGTTTCATGATGGCTCGCAAAAGCCTGGATGCCGAAGAGCTTCGCAGGGTCCTTGATGAATTCCTCGCGCCTCTCTGCCGGGATGACGTAGTTGTGACTGAAAAACGTATTGCGCTGACCGGTAAAATCAGCTCCCACGAATACGCTGCGCCCGATCACCAGCTCGCCCGACTCTGCCCGAAACGACACGAAAGCTTCCGGGTAGAGCGCCGGGTCGCTCGCGGCCCTCTCCTGCAGCTCTCGGGGCGCATCGTAAACGCAAAACGGGTGGAGTACTTTTTTGATGAACGTGTTGTCCAGACCCGGCGATTTGGCGACCGTGTCATAGCCTTCATTGGAACGGAATACGCCTTGCCGCCCTCGGGTGTAGTACTGCTGCAAAATGGGCTGACGGCTCACTACCGCTCCCTCCCCTCGATGTAGTCCAGCTGATGCATCAGCCAGATGAACGGCTCATCGACCCGGATCGGGGTCACGACTCCGCTCACACGCTGGTTGACCGGGTTGCTGCCCAGCGCGGATACAGCGAAATAGGCCGTATTGGTGAAATAGACTTCCAAGGCATCCTTGAACGGCCGATCCACCTTCTCGATGAAGCGGCTGATCTCCCCGTTGATATTCTCGAATTCCGCCGTATTCAGGTATTCCTGGTGGACGAAATTGCGGAACACGTTGCTGTTGGGCTTGATGTACTCGCCATCGTCTTCCTTGATGTGGTGCAGCATGTCGCTCTTGGTCAGGACGACGGCAGTCGGAATGCTCGTCTTGCTCTGCTCCTGGTAGCCGATGAAGTTCTCAAACAGCGTGATGACGACCTCGCGCGGCTCGTCGTACCGTGCAGCGAATTCTCCCGGCTCGTCCCCGGCGCGCAGCATGACCCTGTCGCGGATCGTCCTGATTTGCAAGGGGTCGACGAGGAACAGGATGCCGGACGAGTTTTTCACGTGGGCCGCATACAGCTCCAAATACTCGCGGTCGACCATTCCCTCGCCGGCCACATCGAAAAAGACGAGGATGAGCGGCGCTTTTTCACTGTCTTTGAAGATGAACTGAAAGATGAACGGCTCCTGGCGCTTTTCCTTTTGGGTCGAGTCCAGCAGCTGGCCGCGCTCAAACAGCGGAGCCTCGTAGTTTTCGCGGAATTTCCGGCTGATTTGGGCGTTGAGCGGCATGCACGCCGCATGGAAATGGTTGGCCGTCGTGTTTTGCAGCGTATGGATGAGCGATGTCATGTAGACCGATTTGCCGACCTGCGAGGCTCCGACGATCGAGATGATGTTGCTCGGCGCTTTTCCCGCCGTGATCGGCAGCTCGTTGTGACACTTCGGACAAAGCCTGCGCTTGGTCACGATGCCGTATCGATCGGTCACGCCGACCAGGACGTTGTCCACATACAGATGATGCTCCTCTGGGATCGCTTCCGGGTCGATGACGGCTTCCAGCTCGTCGATGGCATCCAGCCCGAACTTGTCCCGATAATGGTTGAGGATCTCGTCTTCCTGAAGCGCGTAGTCCTCATCGTCCTGACGGTGATGGGCAGCGCGAAAGACGACCTGGTCAGGCGAATATTTGGCAAAGCAGTACGGACACACGATATCGTAAAAAGGAAGCCGTTCCTTGGCTGGCTGTTTCTTTTCAAACATGCTTTTCAAAAAGGTCAGCATGTCGCTCCCCTCCTATTCGGGAATCAGTTCGTACAATTCCCCGTATTTTTTTCCATCGGTAAAAAAGAGGCGGATGACATCCGTCTTCCTGATCTCGATTTCCGGCAGCAGGTTGACGCCCGGTTCCAGATCCCGGATGAAAGGATACTGTGTGCCGTCATCCTTGTGAGCGGGAGGAGCGCCTTCCTTTTTGACGTAGCAAAGTGCTTCCTTGGGGATCGGCAGCTCGGAAAAGATGCGAATCTGAACGGGCTGATAGGAACGGAACCAGCTGCGCCCCCGCTTGAACGAATAATAGATCTTGGCCTTCCCCGTACGGACGTGGACAATATGCGATTCGCCCGCTGGCACAAGCAAGACGGGCCGCCCGTTTTCCAGGCGGCACGGGAATATGCGATAGGTGTACCGCCCGATCCCCTCGTGCTTCTCCCGCAGTCCCTTGTGCGCCTTGTACTCTTCCCGGGTGTACAGCTTGAGCTCGTACTCGTCGATTCGGCTGATGTCAAACGGCTCCTCGTACCGGGAGCGATGGACGTAGACACAAGGGACTTCTTCTCCCCAGTGCCAGTTGATTACGTATTCGTTTCCTTGCAGCTGACAGACGACATCCTTGATGGAGAGCTGGGTTGTCTCTTCCCACTTGATCATCATTCATCATGCTCCTACTCTTACAGATCGAATCGCTTTCCTGCCCGATGCCCGGACTCCGTCAGCCGGGCGGGATCACGTTTGCCCCGCAGCCTACTATGGAAAGACTGTCCGCCGCCGGCCGCAGCAGGAACAAACGCGGTGAACAGCGTCATCACGACCGCCATCAGAGCGCAGGCGAGCAGGCGGATGACTGTATCGAACCAGCCGGAGGACAGCGCTGTTTCCAGCAGCAGTCCAGCAAGGACCCCTGCGACGGCGCCTCCGATGGTAAAGCTTTTGGCGAGGTGGCGGTTGTCAAAGATCAGGCCCAGCGCAAGTCCGAGCAGCCCCCCGATCACCGTCATGCCGATGACCCTCAGGCTGGCGTACAAAGCGCTGTCCGCTGCCGCACCTGTCCGCTCCGAGACCAGATTGCGGTCCTGACGGCTCAGGTCGTAAATTTGACCGAAAATGCCGGACAGTTCCTCGGCATGGTCGACATTAAAGTACTTGCCGCCCGTCTCCTCGGAGATCCGCTGCAGCAGGTACGTCCCGTTGGCGTCCACCTCGCTCATTCCTACCGTATGGATATGCAGCTGCGACTGCTTGTACGGCTCCAGCGCCGTCTGCAGATCGACATGGCTGTATCCGTCCGACATCAGGACTACGGTGCTGCCCTGCCCGAGCTGCCCGGCGGCCCGCAGCTGCTCCAGTCCCGCTTGCAGCGCCTCTTCAATCTGCGTGCCGCCGCTTGGACCGGCGTGATTCTCCAGCTTGGCGATTACCGTGTCCTTGACACTCTGGTCGCTGAGCTGGACGAGCGGCTGCAGTACATCGGTACGATCATTAAAGGTAATAACTGCAATCTGCATGTCGCTGTCCATCTTGCGCACCACATCGGCTGCCGCCTTGAACAACTGATTGTTCGGGTCGGTCTGTCTCATGCTGTCGGACGTGTCCAGAAGCAGGACGATGTTGTCCGTACTGCTTCCCTTTTGAAACGAAGATCCGTAAAGCAGCTGCAGCAGCATGGCTGCCACCCCGACCATCACGAAGGTGCTGGGCACCAGCATCTTCCATGAAGCTCCCAGATAGCGCTGCTTCCAGCCCTGCCCGTTCAGCCGCGGGGAAATCATCTCCGCCAAGAGACACATCCCCCCGACGAACAACGCGTACTGTCCGAAGTACAGACCCATCAGCAGCCATTGCGGCAGTGCGTCGGAGAGACGGGACAGGATCACTTCTCCCGCCACGAATCCGATCGCCCCGCCGATCAAGCTGCACATCACCATGAGCAGGCTGAGCTTTCGCTGCGTCATGACAATTCCTCCTTTCCTTGGCGGTGAAAGACGTATCCGCTTTCCACGTAGGAAGAATGGTACTTCTTGTTGTTCCGGTAATACATCAAGTCTTCCAGGCCAAATCCACCCATCAGGTTCAATTTTTCAATACCGCTCTTTCGCGCTTCGTGTATGCAGCCCTGCTTGTACGTCCGCGCCCCTTTCTCCTCGCGCAAAACGTACTGAACGAAGTCGTTGTCCACGTCCGCAAACCAGTGCTTTTCTTCGTACCGGTGCTTTTGCAAAAAGTGAAAGACCTCGATGTGAACGGCTGCCCGCTCTTCCATGACAGCGGAAAGGTCGGAAAACAGCTCTTCTCTCGTAAGGACGGTCCGATTTTCGTAGGCAGCCGCGACATTGGCCCGCGCGAGCAGCTCCGCCTCGAAGGACATCGCGAAAGGCGACCGGCTCAAAATCTCCGTCCGGCAAAAAGCACAGAGCCTCTCGACCAAGCCGCGGGTTCCGTGCAGATACAAAAGCGAGCTGTTGCCGAGATGCCGGGGGTCGAGATAAAACCCGTCGCCGCGCTGTGTCTCCTGCGCCCGGAACGTCTCCGCCACCACAGTCTCGTAATACTCGTCCATGTTTTTGCCCAGGTAGTCGGCAGCATCCTGCACGCTTTTCCGGGCGATGCTTCGCAGCTGGGTCTGCAGCTCCTGGAGCTGGGCGATTTGCTCGCCGATCCGCTTGTGCAGCTCGATGGTCTGCCGCTCATAGTCTTGCAAAAGCCGCAGCGTCAGCTCCCATTCCAGCACTTCCAGCTTCTTTCCATACACATTGGAAAGCAGGTGACGGACCAAGGTTCGAACCCTCTCCTTGTCCCGGGTAAAAAAACCGCCCACACGCAGTTCCTGCTGATCGACGCGCTGCTGGCAGAGCTCCTCCAGTTCGGCTTTCGCCTGCTCCAGCTGCCGCTGCGTTTCCTTGATTCCCGTTCGCAGCTCGCCGAGGAGACTGGCCCCGGTGGACTGTTCCGAGGTCAGCTCATACGCCGCATAGATGCCGTGACGGTCCTGCTCCATGACTTCCTGCAGGAGAAGCGTCTCCAGCGATCCTCTCGCAAGTACGCTGTTCAGCTTCTCATGGGCTTGCTTCTCTATGCGGCTCTCGAAAAAGCTTTGGCTGGTGCCGTCAAACAGGGCCAGCTCCGCTTCCCGCAAATTCATGCTGCACAGCTCGCGGTAGCTGACGCCCGAAGTCATCAGGCCTTGCATTTCGGCTAGCGCGTCCTCCCCCTCCAGCACGTTCCCGATCGCTTTCTGCACATCGAAAGCCGTCAGTCCGAGCATTTCCCGCGCCTTTGTCTTCGGAAGGCTGTCGCCCTCCTTCAGCCGCTCCAGATAACGGTCGAAGACGGCGGCTAGCACGGTGAGTGCGATGGCACGAGTCGGGCGCTTCACCTTGGACAATCCGGCCGACGCAAAGGCGGCTCGCCCGCTTTCCAAGCTAATGCTGCGCATAAACTGCAGCTTGTTGTAGCTTTCGCTGTGCTCGCGAAAGGCCAGCTCTGCCTCTTTGTTGTTCAGCAAGACGAGGTTGCTGATCAGCTCGTCGTTCTCCGACAAGCCACCCTCCAAAAACAGCCCCTGCTCGGTTTTGTCGCTCAAAAGGTATGCCAGCGAGAACAGCGGACCGTACGAATGCTGGACAGGAAGCCTGATGCCGTCCTCCGTCACGATCAAGTCGGCCTGGTAGCGGTAATCTCCCCGCTGATACCGGTCGAGCTCTTCCAGAAACTGCACGCCGAGGGCTGAGGAGAAGCCAAATCCCTCCCCGCCGCCTTTTTCCGGAAGGAGCACGTACAAATCGGCCGACACGGTTTTGAACATTTCCTGCAAATAGCTTTTCAGAAGCAAAGTCAGCTCAGGCAGCAGCACGTTGGCCGGGTCATCCGCACGCGTCACGACCGCGATGTTGACTTGCTGGAAGGAAGGAAACTGCTTGCCCGTTTCGGCCACGCGGATGCTCACCTGCCTCATGAGCCTGTTGATCTCCATGACCTGCGATTCATCCTGCCAAAACTCTTCGTACATCTCCGCGCGCAGTGTCTGTTTGCGGAACTCTCTCTTCGGCAGCCGGCACGGGAATACCTGGGGGTGCTCCCACGTCTCTTCGTGGTACGCGTGCACGTAGAGAACCCCCTGGCTGTTTTGCCATTTCGCCGCATGGATGCCGCAGACAGTTCGCAGCGATTCCACGCTTTTGTCCCCGATAAAGAGGAAGAGCACCGGGTTTTGAATGCTTCGCTGTCCGTTTCCGCCATCCAGTTGTCCTTCCAATTCCGCGGTGTATGCTCCTGCGAATTGTTCAATCAAATCCTTCATGCTTCTCCCCGCCTATCGGTGATTCTCCCAGTGATTACTGAAGCGTTTTTCGCATATCGTTCACTTTTGCCCACACTTTTTTGTAAAAACGGTACATCTCTTCCCCGTTTACAAACTCGTCGCGGTCGTACTCCAGATCGTTTTTGGCTCCCTGGAATGCGGCGGCGATCTCGTCGAGGCTCTGGACCAGAGCCGACGTATCCTCTGCGGAGGTCATGGCATCGCTTCTTCTGGCCGCCTTGCGGTTCAGCACGGCCATCCGCTTGTTGTCGAGAGCCCGGAATTGCTCGAAGAGGGCGAATTCCACATGCTTCGTCACCTTCATCAGGTTGATGAACGGCTCCCACGCCTCTTCTTCTTCATCCTTGTCGTAGACGTACAGGGCGCCTTTTTTGCAAATGGTTCCGGTGTACAGCGCCTCGATGAAACGGGTAACCAGCTCCTCTTCCCCCTGCATCGCGCTGACCAGCTGCTCGAGCTCGGCAATCTTACGCTCGATTTCCTCGTATTTGCGTACCTCTTCCTCCATCAGACGGATCAGCTCCGGATAGCGAATCAGGTTTTCCTTGGCCATTTCCTCGTTGATGCTGCCGAAAATATCGCGGGTGTACTCACGCTCCAGGCCGTTTTCCATGAAGCCTTTCAGCTCAGCCAAAAGGCGCTTGATTTCGCCCGGATTGAGCTTGGAGCTGTCTTTTGCAAGCCCGCGCTCGTCCAGATAAGACGCCAGATCAAACGGCTTCGTGATGATGCACTCATACCGGCTGCTGGTCTTGCTGTCGCTGCCCTTTTCGCGAATGCTGCCGTAGCCCATTGCCCGGTCGAACAGGCGGCGAACGCCAGCGTTGTACGCTTTGATCCGCGAGTTTTGGTACGTGTCGCCCCACGACTTTTCCGGGATCGGCGAAGGCAGGTACGCCCAGTTGTTCTTCTCGGTCTGCACCAAGTGGCGTCCGATGCCCTCCCGATCCAAAATGGTGCGCTCGTAGCTTTCCTCGTACACTTTCAGCGGCGTGTAAACGAACAGCGGAATGCCGTTTTTGGTATTCAGCCAGAAGATCCGGTTTTTGACCTCGCTCTCCTTGACCGTGAAGCGCGATCCGCTGATGGCGGTATCCTGATAGTTTTTGATCCCTTTCAAAATCGCCGGCGCTTTCAGCGGCACCGAGACGAAGCCCCAGGACGGGAAGTGCATGTTGCCGAGGTTGTTGCTCAGGTGGAAAACCGGGATCGCCTCATCATCCAGCTTGCTGGCGATTTTGCGCTCCACGATGCGGTCCAGCGTCTCGTCCTGGCCGTACTTGATGACCAAAAACTCTTCCATCGACTTGGTGATCAGCTCGCCGAATTTCTCCGACAAAAAGTCCGAGATCGAGCTGACGATGTCCAGCTCCTGCTCCTTGACCCATTGATCCGAGCGCTCCAGCAGCTCGCTCGTAAAGTCGCGGATCAGGTCGTCGGCATCCTTTTGCTCCAGAATGTTCCCGATGACTTTGGCGATGTCCGGCACGCCCACGATATTCCAATAGTACGTCTTGTTGCCGGTGCGGTCCGTTTCCTCGCCGCCATTGATCAGAATGTCGCCGTTCTTTTCAAAGATCTGGTTGAGCGTGTTCAGCACTTCCGTAAAGACGCTGTAGATCCGGTTGTTTTCCGCGTTCAGGAGACGGTGCAGCTCCTCGTAGAACTCGATCATATGCTCCAGCTTCTCCTGATCGGCCAGCAGCTGGTATTCGTTGATTTTGGCATCGATGTAGATGTTTTTCTTTTTCTCCTTGGAAATGAAGGCGCTGCGGGCATCCCCCAGCTTTTCGTTGGCCGTCTCTCTCGCGCCCTCGATTTCCCTCGGGAAGCTCTCCAGATTGGCCTTCAGGCTCTCCACGTACGACAGGATCATTTTCAGCAGGCAGAAGCCCTTGTCCGAATGAATCAGACGGGAAGCATAAAACGGACCCTGCTGCGGATGCAGGAACACCCGCTTGATCATGTCGCCGAATACGGCGATCAGCTCGCCGGGAAGCTGCTTTTTCGCCTTGATGTACTGCTCCCTGGCCTTGGCCAGGTAGCCTTGCTCCAGTTCGTGGTCGATGCTCACGACCTGCTGGCTGATGACGTTGCTGTAGCTCATCCGCTCGCTGTTTTCATAGCCGGGAAGAGGCTCCGGCACGCGCTCCTCGAACTTGCGGGAAATCGAGTCGATGTCGATGCCGAGCTTGCGGGCGAACTTTTCCGCATCCTCTTGGGTTGGAGCCACCGTGAACATCTTTTCCATCTTCTTGAACAGGCGGTAGGCCAGGTACGTCGTCATTTCTTCGATCGGCAGCACCGCGGAAGAAGCGCCGATGACGTTGTACTGATAGTTGGCTGCGTACGCTTTCGGCATCTGGTTGATGTTCGTGCGGATGTTGCTGATGTAGTCATGGATGGCGAACTCCTCGCCCGAGCGCTTTTCCTCGCTCGCCATGAAGTTGGTGATGTTCTCCGCCGTCACGTTCATGCAGTAGTCGTAGGCGTTTTCCAGCGCTTTCCCTTCCAGGTTGGTGGCGGAGATCAGATGGCACAGGTTGAACGGCGGCATCGGCGACTGCACGGTCAGGACGTTGCCGTACTGCTGGCGGAATCGCTCGCCCCGCTCGTCCGCGTTCATCCAGTAATCGAGCTCCTTCAGCGCCGCGTAGCCGTTTTTCATGATGTAGTCGCGGGTATGGGAGCTGAGGCTCTTGTTGGACAGATTCACGTCAGGGGTAAACAAATAGCCGAGCGTGTTGACCTTGTCCACTCCGGCGCTGCCGAAATCGCGCTCCAAAATTCCCCGCACGATGTAGGCGATGTCCAGGAAGCAGCCGCTCCCCGTCCCGCCGGAGATCCCGCTCAGCAGAAAGACGGTCAGCTTTTTGTTGGTGCCTTCGCACAGCATCTTGATCTTTTTTTCGATCGTCTGTACGACCTGCGTAATTTTCGTAAACAGGAGCAAGCGGCCTGCCTGTCTCACGCCAGATGCCCCGCTGATGCCATCCGTGATCGTCAGCTCCGGAGAAAGCCAATCCGTGATGTATGGCTCGAGGATGCTGCGGTTTTGCAGGACGCCTCCGATCTCGGGATTGGACAGCAGGACGAATTCCGTCACGGGGTCAAGGCCGATGCCTTTGTACTTTTTGTTGCGGTCGTGCTCGTTGGTCTCGAATGCGATGAACTCGATGTTGTCCGGTTTTTCCTTGCGCTTTTTGGACAGGTGGTCTACCGGCAGCTTGAAGCGGCGGTTGACTTGATATTTCAATCGCAGCAAGGCATCGATGCCCGTGCCGCCGATCCCGATTACGAGCATCGGGTTGTCGATCGTGTCTACCCGGATCTTGTCGCTGACGATTCCTCCGCCGAGCGATACGTCCAATTGCTGAATGTGTTCTCTCACAACTGCTTTCATATTCGATCCACTCCTAGACGATGTAGTCTACAAAAACGGACTTGTTGACGCTGGTCAGCGTAATCTTGATGCGGTCGTTCTTCTTCAATTCCTTGCCATGGCTCATGTCGAGCACGCGGCCTGCCTTCTCGATCCGGCACGTGGAGCGGTTCTCCAGAATCAATGTATCGTTTTTCCCCGGAAGGAAGATCACCTTGTCCGTCTCCTGGAACTCCGGCGCCAGCTGCAGCAATTGATGCAGCTTCACCCTGCCTTTAAAGGCGCTCAGTTTCTTGTACTGCGGATTGGATTTGTCGCCGGTGTCCTCGTCCACGATCTCGATCGCCAATTGGCCCGCAAAGCCTTTGTTGGCCTTGCGCCAAACCGAGAGTACGTACAGGACTATAGCGACCACCGCGAGGAGAGCTGCGCCGGAGCCCGCGACCAACAGCCACGGGAAAGGCTTCTGGTCGGAATTCGCCCCTGCAGGCGGCTGCTGCCCTGCCTGGGTGCCTGCTCCCGATGCAGAGGCATCGACGAGGAGAGGCTGCGTCTCCCGATAAAAGCTGGTATCCTCCGCTTTGACTTTCAGCTCGTAGGCATGGCTCGCCGGAACCGTAAAGCTTCCTTCAAATCCGCTGCCGGTATTGGTCAGCGGCATTTCGCTCGTCTTCTGGTCGGTCTTGTCCGTGACGATGAGGGTCCCTTTCATTTGCTTGTACAGATCCAGGCTGGATACTTTTTGCCCGCCCGTCACCAGCGCCGCTTTCACCGGTACGACATCGCCTGCCTGGAACGACTGTTTGCCCACCGGCTCCATCTGCAGCTGCAGATCGTAGTTGTAGATCATGTTGATGTCGATCTTTTCCTTCGGGACTCCTTTTACTTGCAGCGACCAGCCGCCCTGCTGCGGCTTGATCAGCTTGATCATCGTATACGCATTGGACCGGGAGAGGCGGACCTGGTCGGACGGGATCGGCACTTCCTTCCCGGCCGGATCGAACAGCTTCACCTCCACCGATTTGGGCGACATGATCGAGATGTTCGCCTCCATGACGTTGGCATTCGGGATCGCGATCGGCACTTCCTGGATCTGCCCGCTCGCCGTGAAGCTTTTGATCGGCACGACTTTCAGCTTGAGATGATTGGCAAAAATCTCGCTCAAGATCTGCGGCAGCTTGTCCGCCGTGCTCGTCTCGAAGAACTTTCCGTTCGTCTCCGCCGCGATTTGCTGAAGAGTCGTCCGGTTTAGCTGCCCGTCGGCATTGAGGCCGATCGTATAGATCGGATAGCCTTTGCTCTTCGCGGCCTTGACCGCTTCCTGCAGCCGCTTGTCCGACTGGGCTTGGGAGCCTCCCGCGGATTCGTTCAGATAGTTGTTGCCGTCTGCCAGAAGCACGATGATCGGCGCATTGGCGGGATCATGTCCGGCATCGAGAATTTTTACGGCTTCGGTGACCCCGACGGAAATGTCCGTGTAGGCGCCCTTTTGCAGACTGTCGATAAACGCTTTGATATCGTTCTTGTCCTGCTCCGAGTTCACCTCGAGCAAGGCTTTTTCCCGCTCGATCTTGTCCGTGTAGGAAATCACGCCGATCTTGTTCTTCTGAATCGACGTCATGTCCACGAACATTTTCATCGCTTCGTTGCTTACCTTGTTTTTATCGCTTTGGGTCATGGAGTTGCTGACGTCCACGACCAGCACCGCATCCATGTTGCTTGCACTGGTTTGCGCAAATCCGGGATGTGTGCCAGCGACGACCGAGATCAACAGCAGCGCTGCACACACTGCGTATCGACACCACACACCAAATCGTATCATTCTTTAGAACCTCCGCTTCGCACAGTATTTGCGAACTATTGCAAAGAAAGTAAGACTGTGACACTATTACCACTATATTCAGGGGCAACAGTAGCCAAAAAGACATGGATAATAGCCTCTACACGTAATACGATACAACTTGAATCTTTGTTACAGATTTCGACACTATCCCATCACAGGAGAAAAATATGGTAACCTACTTCATTCTCGCTGCAGCTTTCACCTTGCTTGCCACCCGGTTCGTAAGGCTGCTTCGATTGAAGCGGCAAAACCTCTCCGAAGCCGAGATCGATCGGCATCTGCGGGCCTTGCTGAACGAAAAGAGGGAGAGGCCATGAGGAAGAAAATCGGGGTGCTGTTCCGAAAAACGAGGAAAACCTCCTATACCTTCGAGCGCCTGCAAGGGTGCAAGCGGTGCCGCACGTATCACGTCCTGTGGGAGACGCACTGCGACCAATGCGGGCGGGAATATCAACCAATCCGCAAGCTCTCGGCCACCGTCACGCGACGCTACGTCCAGACGCGCTTTCTGCTGCTCGGGCTGTTTGTTTGCCTGGCGGTCCTCTGTGCACAGACGCTTGTCCAGCTGCTGACAGCCTGCGGGGTCGGTCTCGTGCTCTTCGCTTTGTTTTTTCTCATCCAAAGAAAGTACGGAGACTTTGAGAAAAACGCGCAGTTCGTGTCCTTTCTGACGCAGGAGCAAGCGGCGATCAAGCAAGCTCTCGTGCACCATCTCGAGGACGTCGGGGCGGACGTGAAGGCCGGACGCATCAAGGAAGCGTATGAAAAGACGCGCGAGATCGGCCATTTCATCCAGTCGGACACCATCAAGATCCGCAAGATCATGTTCCTGAATCACTTCATACTGCGCAAGGACATGGAGCTGGAACTGGATACGCTCATCCCTTCCACCTTTGACAAAGATTTCATTGAATATTTGCGCGAAGTGGTCAAGGTCCAGCCTTCGCTCGTCAAGAAGTCGGTGCTGGATTACGTCAAGCGCTACAAGTCGTACATTCTGCTACAGGAAAACGGCGAACAGCTCATCGGCCAGGTCGCCGGGGCAGCGCTGCGCATGAAGCCTTACGCCGAGCAATATCAGGACCTGATCATCGAATTCATCGATTACTTGCCGAGGG
Proteins encoded:
- a CDS encoding vWA domain-containing protein, translating into MTQRKLSLLMVMCSLIGGAIGFVAGEVILSRLSDALPQWLLMGLYFGQYALFVGGMCLLAEMISPRLNGQGWKQRYLGASWKMLVPSTFVMVGVAAMLLQLLYGSSFQKGSSTDNIVLLLDTSDSMRQTDPNNQLFKAAADVVRKMDSDMQIAVITFNDRTDVLQPLVQLSDQSVKDTVIAKLENHAGPSGGTQIEEALQAGLEQLRAAGQLGQGSTVVLMSDGYSHVDLQTALEPYKQSQLHIHTVGMSEVDANGTYLLQRISEETGGKYFNVDHAEELSGIFGQIYDLSRQDRNLVSERTGAAADSALYASLRVIGMTVIGGLLGLALGLIFDNRHLAKSFTIGGAVAGVLAGLLLETALSSGWFDTVIRLLACALMAVVMTLFTAFVPAAAGGGQSFHSRLRGKRDPARLTESGHRAGKRFDL
- a CDS encoding beta-mannanase, whose protein sequence is MMIKWEETTQLSIKDVVCQLQGNEYVINWHWGEEVPCVYVHRSRYEEPFDISRIDEYELKLYTREEYKAHKGLREKHEGIGRYTYRIFPCRLENGRPVLLVPAGESHIVHVRTGKAKIYYSFKRGRSWFRSYQPVQIRIFSELPIPKEALCYVKKEGAPPAHKDDGTQYPFIRDLEPGVNLLPEIEIRKTDVIRLFFTDGKKYGELYELIPE
- a CDS encoding tubulin-like doman-containing protein, whose product is MKAVVREHIQQLDVSLGGGIVSDKIRVDTIDNPMLVIGIGGTGIDALLRLKYQVNRRFKLPVDHLSKKRKEKPDNIEFIAFETNEHDRNKKYKGIGLDPVTEFVLLSNPEIGGVLQNRSILEPYITDWLSPELTITDGISGASGVRQAGRLLLFTKITQVVQTIEKKIKMLCEGTNKKLTVFLLSGISGGTGSGCFLDIAYIVRGILERDFGSAGVDKVNTLGYLFTPDVNLSNKSLSSHTRDYIMKNGYAALKELDYWMNADERGERFRQQYGNVLTVQSPMPPFNLCHLISATNLEGKALENAYDYCMNVTAENITNFMASEEKRSGEEFAIHDYISNIRTNINQMPKAYAANYQYNVIGASSAVLPIEEMTTYLAYRLFKKMEKMFTVAPTQEDAEKFARKLGIDIDSISRKFEERVPEPLPGYENSERMSYSNVISQQVVSIDHELEQGYLAKAREQYIKAKKQLPGELIAVFGDMIKRVFLHPQQGPFYASRLIHSDKGFCLLKMILSYVESLKANLESFPREIEGARETANEKLGDARSAFISKEKKKNIYIDAKINEYQLLADQEKLEHMIEFYEELHRLLNAENNRIYSVFTEVLNTLNQIFEKNGDILINGGEETDRTGNKTYYWNIVGVPDIAKVIGNILEQKDADDLIRDFTSELLERSDQWVKEQELDIVSSISDFLSEKFGELITKSMEEFLVIKYGQDETLDRIVERKIASKLDDEAIPVFHLSNNLGNMHFPSWGFVSVPLKAPAILKGIKNYQDTAISGSRFTVKESEVKNRIFWLNTKNGIPLFVYTPLKVYEESYERTILDREGIGRHLVQTEKNNWAYLPSPIPEKSWGDTYQNSRIKAYNAGVRRLFDRAMGYGSIREKGSDSKTSSRYECIITKPFDLASYLDERGLAKDSSKLNPGEIKRLLAELKGFMENGLEREYTRDIFGSINEEMAKENLIRYPELIRLMEEEVRKYEEIERKIAELEQLVSAMQGEEELVTRFIEALYTGTICKKGALYVYDKDEEEEAWEPFINLMKVTKHVEFALFEQFRALDNKRMAVLNRKAARRSDAMTSAEDTSALVQSLDEIAAAFQGAKNDLEYDRDEFVNGEEMYRFYKKVWAKVNDMRKTLQ
- a CDS encoding TRAFAC clade GTPase domain-containing protein, with translation MLTFLKSMFEKKQPAKERLPFYDIVCPYCFAKYSPDQVVFRAAHHRQDDEDYALQEDEILNHYRDKFGLDAIDELEAVIDPEAIPEEHHLYVDNVLVGVTDRYGIVTKRRLCPKCHNELPITAGKAPSNIISIVGASQVGKSVYMTSLIHTLQNTTANHFHAACMPLNAQISRKFRENYEAPLFERGQLLDSTQKEKRQEPFIFQFIFKDSEKAPLILVFFDVAGEGMVDREYLELYAAHVKNSSGILFLVDPLQIRTIRDRVMLRAGDEPGEFAARYDEPREVVITLFENFIGYQEQSKTSIPTAVVLTKSDMLHHIKEDDGEYIKPNSNVFRNFVHQEYLNTAEFENINGEISRFIEKVDRPFKDALEVYFTNTAYFAVSALGSNPVNQRVSGVVTPIRVDEPFIWLMHQLDYIEGRER